From the genome of Streptomyces sp. NBC_01260, one region includes:
- a CDS encoding GNAT family N-acetyltransferase, whose translation MTDVVLKLSARDLVPGDLESCGWSGSPLHLENIAGQLARARRGEVDYLAVCPPSGVPVAIGGVDYGAREGVGTLWQLAVHPALQSCGIGTFLIGAAERRIASRGLRRAELGVEEDNPRARALYERLGYVAYGRQPDSWDELAPDGSVRRYETMCTLMARDLGGALAAG comes from the coding sequence ATGACCGACGTCGTACTGAAGCTCTCGGCCCGCGATCTGGTTCCCGGCGATCTGGAGTCCTGCGGGTGGTCGGGCTCGCCGCTCCACCTGGAGAACATCGCAGGGCAGCTGGCACGGGCCCGGCGCGGCGAGGTGGACTACCTGGCGGTGTGTCCGCCGTCGGGCGTCCCGGTCGCGATCGGCGGGGTCGACTACGGCGCCCGGGAGGGCGTGGGCACGCTGTGGCAACTGGCGGTCCATCCCGCGCTCCAGTCCTGCGGGATCGGCACGTTCCTGATCGGCGCCGCCGAACGCCGGATCGCCTCCCGGGGCCTGCGGCGGGCCGAACTCGGCGTGGAGGAGGACAACCCGCGTGCCCGCGCGCTGTACGAGCGCCTGGGATACGTGGCGTACGGCCGACAGCCCGACTCCTGGGACGAGCTGGCCCCGGACGGCTCGGTTCGCCGGTACGAGACGATGTGCACGCTGATGGCCCGGGACCTCGGCGGGGCCCTGGCGGCCGGATAG
- a CDS encoding DUF7144 family membrane protein, with amino-acid sequence MAQSASTPGTPHSRTADSRDVNPWAAGGIMFAGVLLMVDGVLGAIKGIAGIASNDVYARINDYAFKFDVTAWGWIHLALGIVLVVVGWGILRGIGWARWVGVALAALNMIANFMWLPYQPVWAVVSLAIDTFVIWALCTDRSKAVI; translated from the coding sequence ATGGCACAGTCAGCGTCCACACCGGGTACGCCCCACTCGCGCACGGCCGATTCGCGGGACGTCAACCCCTGGGCGGCAGGCGGGATCATGTTCGCCGGCGTCCTGCTCATGGTCGACGGTGTTCTGGGGGCGATCAAGGGCATCGCCGGAATCGCGTCCAACGATGTCTACGCGCGGATCAACGACTACGCCTTCAAGTTCGACGTGACGGCCTGGGGCTGGATCCACCTGGCTCTCGGTATCGTCCTCGTCGTGGTCGGCTGGGGAATCCTCAGAGGCATCGGCTGGGCCCGTTGGGTCGGTGTGGCGCTGGCGGCGCTCAACATGATCGCCAACTTCATGTGGCTGCCCTACCAGCCGGTCTGGGCCGTGGTCTCCCTCGCCATCGACACCTTCGTGATCTGGGCCCTGTGCACGGATCGCTCGAAGGCGGTCATCTGA
- a CDS encoding DUF2277 domain-containing protein produces the protein MCRSIKTLRPPVLPEEATEEDIRAAALQFVRKVSGFRAPAAHNREVFDRAVDEIAASTARLLDGLEVRGGVRTP, from the coding sequence ATGTGCCGCAGTATCAAGACCCTTCGCCCACCCGTCCTCCCCGAAGAGGCCACCGAGGAGGACATCCGCGCCGCCGCCCTGCAGTTCGTCCGCAAGGTGTCCGGCTTCCGTGCCCCGGCCGCGCACAACAGGGAAGTCTTCGACCGTGCCGTCGACGAGATCGCCGCGTCGACCGCCAGGCTGCTGGACGGGCTGGAAGTGCGGGGAGGCGTCAGGACGCCGTAG
- a CDS encoding DedA family protein, protein MLESVGALTGSPWIYVVVALSVLLDVFLPVLPSGVLVITAATAAAAGTSTVAADAAGAARHVTEVPSLLALILCAASASVLGDLVAYRLAWRGGARLDRAIARSRRLTSAQERLGAALSRGGGALVVIARFAPAGRSVVSLGAGASHRKVKEFLPWSAVAGVAWAGYSVGLGYFGAQWLGASWLGTAISVLALFVAGAFAALLMRRPAAAAAAAAATAAPAPVPTAS, encoded by the coding sequence GTGCTTGAGAGTGTGGGTGCGCTGACCGGCAGCCCATGGATCTACGTTGTGGTCGCCCTCTCGGTGCTTCTGGACGTCTTCCTCCCTGTGCTGCCCAGCGGTGTCCTCGTGATCACGGCCGCCACGGCGGCCGCCGCGGGCACCAGCACGGTGGCCGCCGACGCCGCGGGCGCCGCCCGCCACGTCACCGAGGTCCCCTCGCTCCTGGCCCTGATCCTCTGCGCGGCCAGCGCCTCGGTGCTCGGCGACCTCGTCGCGTACCGGCTGGCCTGGCGCGGTGGCGCACGCCTGGACCGCGCCATCGCCCGCTCCCGCCGCCTCACCTCAGCGCAGGAACGTCTCGGCGCCGCGCTGAGCCGCGGCGGCGGCGCCCTCGTCGTGATCGCCCGCTTCGCCCCGGCCGGACGCTCGGTCGTCTCCCTGGGCGCGGGCGCCTCGCACCGCAAGGTGAAGGAATTCCTGCCGTGGTCCGCGGTGGCGGGCGTGGCCTGGGCCGGCTACAGCGTGGGGCTCGGCTACTTCGGCGCCCAGTGGCTCGGCGCGAGCTGGCTGGGCACGGCGATCTCGGTCCTCGCGCTGTTCGTCGCGGGCGCGTTCGCCGCACTGCTGATGCGGCGCCCCGCCGCGGCGGCCGCCGCGGCCGCTGCCACCGCTGCCCCGGCCCCGGTCCCTACGGCGTCCTGA
- a CDS encoding DoxX family protein has translation MHTRLNRAQPYALALFRIVVGLLFACHGAASIFGVLGGAMGGGSIPAGTWPGWYAAVIQLVGGSLVVLGLGTRIAALISSGSMAYAYFKVHQPEALFPLQNGGEPSAVYSWVFLLLVFTGPGALALDRLFTSRSAARRAEERAPEPASPVAA, from the coding sequence ATGCACACACGCCTGAACCGGGCCCAGCCCTACGCCCTCGCGCTCTTCCGAATCGTCGTAGGCCTGCTCTTCGCCTGCCACGGTGCCGCCTCGATCTTCGGCGTCCTGGGCGGCGCCATGGGCGGTGGATCGATACCCGCCGGCACCTGGCCGGGCTGGTACGCGGCGGTCATCCAGCTCGTCGGCGGCAGCCTGGTGGTGCTGGGCCTCGGCACCCGCATCGCCGCTCTGATCTCCTCCGGCTCCATGGCGTACGCGTACTTCAAGGTCCACCAGCCCGAGGCGCTCTTCCCGCTGCAGAACGGCGGCGAGCCCTCGGCCGTCTACAGCTGGGTGTTCCTGCTGCTCGTCTTCACCGGTCCCGGCGCCCTGGCCCTGGACCGGCTGTTCACGTCCCGCTCCGCCGCACGGCGCGCCGAGGAGCGCGCGCCCGAACCCGCCTCCCCGGTCGCCGCCTGA
- a CDS encoding alkaline phosphatase D family protein, giving the protein MAGLRLGPLLRYVDWETASTATVWVEADRPCTAVVRCADGASGSSRTFAVAGHHYALVVVTGLTPGSTTAYEVLLDDRRVWPPEDHGFPASTITTPPISTGGDEDGEGREANGSGEAGGPGTVRISFGSCRWAAPPAGAHASVRSDPVGPDALDTLAARLAADPDAVRPDVLLLLGDQVYADETSQATRRRLAARRDLDEPPGAEVADYDEYTCLYDESWRDPEVRWLLSTVPSCMIFDDHDVIDDWNTSAAWLTEIRSTPWWHERIVSGLMSYWVYQHLGNLSPAELAADPLYAAVHATPDGTEAVRRFAAGADADPTGTRWSYRRVFGRVRLLMVDSRAARVLDERQRAMLHPREARWLREEALSGPGSFDHLLIGTSLPWLLPPLVHDAEQWSSALCRGERGGPDGRWARVGEHLRQRSDLEHWAAFPDSFGQLTELIREVGSGPDAPATVCVLSGDVHHAYIAEPAWPAEAPGSAPEARVLQLTCSPVHNSIPGPLRAAFRFGWSRAGRRLGRLLARHGRTGTPPVRWHKTDGPWFGNQLMTLTLHGRKAALSLVQAKSRRTGAQLQTVFERPLTDDGPSTFSQSTKR; this is encoded by the coding sequence ATGGCCGGGCTGCGCCTGGGACCACTACTGCGGTACGTCGACTGGGAGACCGCCTCCACCGCGACCGTCTGGGTCGAGGCGGACCGGCCGTGCACGGCCGTGGTCCGGTGCGCGGACGGGGCCTCGGGCTCGTCGCGGACCTTCGCGGTCGCCGGGCACCACTACGCCCTGGTGGTGGTGACCGGCCTGACTCCCGGCTCCACCACGGCGTACGAGGTACTGCTCGACGACCGCCGGGTGTGGCCGCCCGAGGACCACGGATTCCCGGCGAGCACGATCACCACCCCGCCGATATCCACCGGCGGCGACGAAGACGGCGAGGGCCGCGAGGCAAACGGGAGCGGCGAGGCAGGCGGGCCGGGGACGGTCCGGATCTCCTTCGGCTCCTGCCGCTGGGCGGCTCCCCCCGCCGGCGCTCACGCGTCCGTCCGGTCCGACCCCGTCGGACCGGACGCCCTGGACACCCTCGCCGCCCGGCTCGCCGCCGATCCCGACGCCGTCCGCCCCGACGTCCTGCTGCTCCTGGGCGACCAGGTGTACGCGGACGAGACCTCGCAGGCGACCCGGCGCAGGCTCGCGGCGCGGCGCGATCTGGACGAGCCGCCGGGGGCGGAGGTCGCGGACTACGACGAGTACACCTGCCTGTACGACGAGTCGTGGCGCGACCCCGAGGTGCGCTGGCTGCTCTCGACGGTCCCCAGCTGCATGATCTTCGACGATCACGATGTCATCGACGACTGGAACACCAGCGCCGCCTGGCTCACCGAGATCCGTTCCACGCCCTGGTGGCACGAGCGGATCGTCAGCGGACTGATGTCGTACTGGGTCTATCAGCACCTGGGCAACCTCTCCCCCGCCGAGCTGGCGGCGGATCCGCTCTACGCGGCGGTGCACGCCACCCCGGACGGCACCGAAGCGGTGCGCCGGTTCGCGGCCGGGGCCGACGCGGACCCCACCGGAACCCGCTGGAGCTACCGACGCGTTTTCGGCCGAGTACGGCTGCTCATGGTGGACAGCCGCGCGGCCCGGGTGCTCGACGAGCGGCAGCGGGCGATGCTCCACCCGCGGGAGGCGCGCTGGCTGCGCGAGGAGGCGCTGTCCGGGCCCGGTTCTTTCGACCACCTCCTGATCGGCACCTCGCTTCCATGGCTGCTGCCGCCACTGGTACACGACGCGGAGCAGTGGAGCTCCGCGCTCTGCCGGGGCGAGCGGGGCGGTCCGGACGGCCGCTGGGCGCGCGTCGGTGAGCACCTGCGGCAACGCTCCGACCTGGAGCATTGGGCCGCGTTCCCCGATTCGTTCGGGCAACTGACGGAGCTGATCCGGGAGGTGGGCAGCGGCCCGGACGCACCGGCGACGGTATGCGTGCTGTCGGGCGATGTGCACCATGCGTACATCGCGGAACCCGCCTGGCCCGCCGAGGCCCCCGGCAGCGCGCCGGAGGCCCGCGTCCTGCAACTGACCTGCTCTCCCGTGCACAACTCGATCCCCGGTCCGCTCAGGGCCGCCTTCCGTTTCGGCTGGAGCCGGGCGGGGCGGCGGCTCGGGCGGCTGCTGGCGCGGCACGGGCGCACTGGTACACCTCCGGTCCGGTGGCACAAGACGGACGGGCCATGGTTCGGCAACCAGCTGATGACACTCACGCTGCATGGCCGGAAAGCTGCGCTGTCATTGGTTCAGGCCAAGTCAAGGAGGACAGGGGCCCAGCTCCAGACGGTATTCGAGCGCCCGCTGACCGATGACGGGCCGTCGACTTTCAGCCAGTCAACTAAACGTTGA
- a CDS encoding HNH endonuclease family protein yields MSGIYARRIAVLAASAALAATTGLLTAPSAQAAMPTPVAASTARTYLSQLTVQAEGSSTGYSRDKFPHWITQSGACNTREVVLKRDGTNVSQDSSCAAVSGSWYSEYDGATWTAAADLDIDHMVPLAEAWRSGAAGWTTAQRQAYANDLTRPQLIAVTDNVNQSKGDKDPAKWLPSRTAYQCTYVRAWVDVKHYYGLTVDPAEKTALQSVLNGC; encoded by the coding sequence ATGTCAGGTATCTACGCGCGTCGCATAGCCGTCCTCGCCGCCTCCGCCGCCCTCGCCGCAACCACCGGGCTGCTCACCGCTCCCAGCGCCCAGGCAGCCATGCCCACCCCGGTGGCCGCGTCCACCGCCCGCACCTATCTGAGCCAGCTGACCGTGCAGGCGGAGGGCTCCTCGACCGGTTACAGCAGGGACAAGTTCCCGCACTGGATCACCCAGTCGGGCGCTTGCAACACCCGCGAGGTGGTCCTGAAGCGGGACGGCACGAACGTCTCGCAGGACTCCAGCTGCGCCGCCGTGAGCGGCAGTTGGTACTCGGAGTACGACGGAGCCACCTGGACCGCCGCAGCCGATCTGGACATCGACCACATGGTCCCGCTGGCCGAGGCCTGGCGGTCCGGCGCAGCCGGCTGGACCACCGCCCAACGACAGGCGTACGCCAACGATCTGACGCGCCCCCAGCTCATCGCGGTCACCGACAACGTCAACCAGTCCAAGGGCGACAAGGACCCGGCGAAGTGGCTCCCCTCACGCACCGCGTACCAGTGCACGTACGTACGCGCCTGGGTGGACGTGAAGCACTACTACGGCCTGACCGTCGACCCGGCCGAGAAGACCGCGCTGCAGTCCGTGCTCAACGGCTGCTGA
- a CDS encoding ABC transporter permease, translating into MLLPVNITLGVVLALLLAAAAGVSAFASLGRSRQIVLAGLRAAAQLAAVSSLIGWVVHAVAPTLAFIALMFGVAVWTAGHRVTDNRTWRWVALPIGVGVVPVVAMLLLTGLVPVRGIALIPVTGILIGGALTATVLGGRRALDELATRHGEVEAAMALGFPDRDARLEIARPAASDALLPGLDQTRTVGLVTLPGAFVGMLLGGASPVQAGAVQLFVLVALMAVQATAVATVLELVARGRLHRDGGGASAIGR; encoded by the coding sequence GTGCTGCTACCGGTCAACATCACACTCGGGGTCGTCCTCGCCCTGCTGCTCGCGGCGGCCGCCGGCGTCTCCGCTTTCGCCTCGCTCGGCCGGTCGCGGCAGATCGTGCTGGCCGGGCTGCGGGCGGCGGCGCAACTCGCCGCGGTCTCCTCGCTCATTGGCTGGGTGGTCCACGCCGTCGCGCCGACGCTCGCGTTCATCGCGTTGATGTTCGGCGTGGCGGTGTGGACCGCGGGTCACCGCGTCACCGACAACCGCACCTGGCGGTGGGTGGCCCTGCCGATCGGGGTGGGGGTCGTGCCGGTGGTCGCGATGCTGCTGCTCACCGGGCTGGTGCCGGTCCGGGGCATCGCGCTGATCCCGGTGACCGGCATCCTCATCGGGGGCGCCCTGACCGCGACCGTGCTCGGCGGGCGGCGGGCGCTCGACGAGCTGGCGACCCGGCACGGGGAGGTGGAGGCGGCGATGGCGCTCGGCTTCCCGGACCGTGACGCGCGGCTGGAGATCGCCCGGCCCGCGGCGTCGGACGCGCTGCTGCCTGGGCTCGACCAGACCCGGACGGTGGGGCTCGTCACGCTGCCCGGGGCCTTCGTCGGCATGCTGCTGGGCGGCGCCTCACCGGTGCAGGCGGGCGCCGTACAGCTGTTCGTGCTGGTGGCGCTGATGGCCGTACAGGCGACGGCCGTCGCGACCGTGCTGGAACTGGTGGCGCGGGGACGGCTTCACCGCGACGGGGGAGGGGCCTCGGCTATCGGGCGCTGA
- a CDS encoding HAD-IA family hydrolase: MPATVLTARALLLDMDGTLVNSDAVVERCWRRWALRNGLDPEAALKVVHGRQGYATMAVLLPDRPMEQNHADNRVMLAEETADTAGVVPIGGADVFMDAIAALPHALVTSADRALAQVRMAAAGLRMPELRVTAEGVGASKPDPEGFLKGAAGLGFEPADCIVFEDSEAGIAAGRAAGMRVVGVGPRAAALSPDAHVEDLTQIRVEAAADGSVLLHISAR, from the coding sequence ATGCCGGCCACCGTTCTCACCGCCCGCGCCCTCCTGCTCGACATGGACGGGACCCTGGTGAATTCCGACGCCGTCGTGGAGCGCTGCTGGCGGCGCTGGGCGCTGCGGAACGGCCTGGACCCGGAGGCCGCGCTCAAGGTGGTCCACGGCCGGCAGGGGTACGCCACCATGGCGGTGCTCCTCCCGGACCGTCCGATGGAGCAGAACCACGCGGACAACCGGGTGATGCTCGCCGAGGAGACCGCCGACACCGCCGGCGTCGTCCCGATCGGCGGCGCCGACGTCTTCATGGACGCGATCGCCGCGCTCCCGCACGCCCTGGTCACCTCGGCCGACCGGGCGCTGGCGCAGGTCCGGATGGCCGCGGCCGGACTGCGGATGCCCGAGCTCCGGGTCACCGCCGAGGGCGTGGGCGCCAGCAAGCCGGACCCGGAGGGCTTCCTCAAGGGCGCCGCCGGGCTGGGCTTCGAACCGGCGGACTGCATCGTCTTCGAGGACTCCGAAGCGGGCATCGCGGCGGGCCGGGCGGCGGGCATGCGCGTCGTGGGCGTGGGCCCGCGCGCGGCGGCGCTCTCCCCGGACGCGCACGTCGAGGACCTGACGCAGATCCGGGTGGAGGCGGCGGCCGACGGCTCGGTCCTGCTCCACATCAGCGCCCGATAG
- a CDS encoding peptidoglycan-binding domain-containing protein, with amino-acid sequence MTGHICPECGTDGRPGAGPGCGCAQGAAQHSAGQQHVTEEQRTAEQHRIVEEHHAERSAEFAAAEDFDPLRIRPYVTLGGEETAAGRDEPKGYVTDGHAGDAATTMPLFLDPAGPGPLSDAAGPDGPDGHPGAPVLTTGPDPVQPRRRRPFAALAVGAAVVAVVGTAAFVGGLFNGDGNGDADLDPVLPSTVTSLPEESAAPSASTTASASASPSRSVTASPSASASASTSASASPTASASASRSASAGPSGSAAASSPAATADAGGPESVAPPAQPQEGATLRRGDHGPEVAELQRRLQEVWLFRGPADADFTDRVERAVSNFQSSMYIQGDAEGVYGPNTRRALEAVTTGRGRG; translated from the coding sequence ATGACCGGACATATATGCCCGGAGTGCGGTACGGACGGCAGACCTGGCGCCGGTCCGGGCTGCGGCTGCGCGCAAGGCGCGGCTCAGCACAGTGCCGGACAGCAGCACGTCACCGAGGAGCAGCGGACCGCCGAGCAGCACCGCATCGTCGAGGAGCACCACGCCGAGCGGTCGGCCGAGTTCGCGGCCGCCGAGGACTTCGACCCGCTGCGCATCCGGCCGTACGTGACGCTGGGCGGCGAGGAGACGGCGGCCGGCCGGGACGAGCCGAAGGGGTACGTGACGGACGGCCATGCGGGGGACGCGGCCACCACGATGCCGCTGTTCCTGGACCCGGCGGGGCCGGGCCCGCTGTCGGACGCCGCCGGGCCGGACGGTCCGGACGGCCACCCGGGCGCCCCGGTCCTCACGACGGGACCGGACCCCGTGCAGCCGCGCCGCCGCAGACCCTTCGCCGCGCTGGCCGTGGGGGCGGCCGTCGTCGCGGTGGTGGGCACCGCGGCCTTCGTCGGCGGGCTGTTCAACGGGGACGGCAACGGGGACGCCGACCTCGATCCGGTCCTGCCCTCCACGGTCACCAGCCTCCCCGAGGAGAGCGCCGCACCGTCGGCCTCCACGACGGCATCCGCCTCCGCGTCGCCGTCCCGGTCGGTCACGGCGTCACCGTCCGCCTCCGCGTCCGCATCCACGTCCGCATCCGCGTCGCCGACGGCCAGCGCCTCGGCGTCCCGTTCCGCGTCCGCCGGCCCGTCGGGCTCCGCCGCCGCGTCCTCCCCGGCGGCCACGGCGGACGCCGGGGGTCCGGAGTCGGTGGCCCCGCCCGCCCAGCCGCAGGAAGGTGCCACGCTGCGCCGCGGCGACCACGGCCCGGAGGTGGCCGAACTGCAACGCCGGCTCCAGGAGGTCTGGCTGTTCCGCGGCCCCGCCGACGCCGACTTCACCGACCGGGTCGAGCGGGCCGTCAGCAACTTCCAGTCCTCGATGTACATCCAGGGCGATGCGGAGGGGGTCTACGGACCGAACACCCGGCGTGCGCTGGAGGCGGTCACCACGGGTCGGGGGCGCGGCTGA